The Chryseobacterium sp. JV274 sequence ATAAGATTTACTTTTGAAGGAACCTGTTTGCAGTATTTGATTAAAGCTTTAATATCTTCATCTCCGTCATTGATTCCTTTCCATACACAGTATTCAAAAGTAATGACAGAACCTGTCTTTTGATACCAGTACTGAAGAGATTCCATTATATCAGTCAACGGAAATTTATCTGAGAAAGGCATGATCTCGTTACGCTTAGATTCGATAGCTGAGTGAAGGGATAAAGCCAATTTCACACGCAGTTCATCATCTGCCAGCATTTTGATCATCTTTGGAATACCGGATGTAGAAACGGTAATTCTTCTTGGAGACATTCCCAATCCTTCCGGCTGGGTAATTTTCCTGATGGCTTCAACGACGTTTTTGTAATTCATCATCGGCTCTCCCATTCCCATAAATACGATATTGGAAAGTGGTCTTTCGAAGTACATTCTACTCTGGCTGTCAATCAGGGCTACCTGATCTACAATTTCAGCTACTTCAAGGTTTCTCATCCTTTTCAGTTTTGCTGTAGCACAGAATTCGCAGTTTAATGAGCATCCTACCTGGGAAGATACACAGGCTGTAGTTCTTGTTTCTGTAGGAATAAGAACAGATTCCACCATCAGCCCGTCATGAAGTTTCACTCCGTTTTTGATGGTTCCGTCAGTACTTTTTTGAAGAAGATCTACGGAAACAGGATTAATGGTGTATTCTTCGGAAATTTTTTCACGAAGTGATTTCGAAAGATTCGTCATTTCATCTATCGAATGGAGATTTTTACTCCATAGCCAGTCATAGACCTGTTTCGCACGAAACGGTTTTTCTCCTAAAGACTCAAAGTAATCTTTAAGCTGGTCCAGTGATAATATACGGATATCTTTCATAATATTAAAGAGCCAAGTTAAAAGTAAAAAGTTTTTAAAGTTTAGTATTGTTAGCTATTGCAGCCAAAATGTTTTTCAATTCGTTACTCTCATTCAATAAAGCTTTAAATTCTTCAGAATCATAACCATCTAATTCTTCTAAAACCCGAAGCCAGAAATTACTTTCTCTTGCTTCTCTTAAAGCAATTTTCACTTTATTTTTAAAGTCAGCTTTAGAAGATCCAGCTTGGGATTCTTCATAATTAGCACCTATTGAAGTAGCTGATTTTCCAAGTTGAAATCTTATTAATTTACTTTCAGAATCATTTGGAAGTGTTCTTAAAAATTTAAGACAATTAACTCCAAATGTAAAAGTTCTTATAAGTAAATCATTTTGTCTCATTTACACTTGTATTACTTTTAACTTGGCTCTTTTTACTTTTTTATAGAATTAACATTGCGTCACCGTAAGAATAGAATTTATACTTTTCTCTTACAGCTTCTTCATAAGCCTGCATTACGAAATCTTTTCCAGCAAAGGCAGCAATCATCATAAGCAGTGTAGACTTCGGTGTGTGGAAGTTTGTGATCATTGAAGTAGCTACTCCGAAATCGTGAGGCGGATAAATGAATTTATTTGTCCATCCGTTGAAAGCAGAGATCTTTTTGTTTGAAGAAACAGAAGTTTCCAATGCTCTCATTGTTGTAGTACCTACCGCACAAACTCTTCTGTGAGATTCTACTGCTCTGTTGATAAGGTCAGCATTTTTTTCATCGATGATGATCTCTTCAGATTCCATTTTGTGCTTAGAAAGATCTTCTACCTCAATCGGGTTGAATGTTCCCAATCCTACGTGAAGTGTTACTTCAGCAAAATTGATTCCTTTGATCTCTAATCTCTTCATCAAATGCTTGGAGAAGTGAAGACCTGCTGTAGGTGCAGCAACAGCTCCTTCTATTTTAGCATAGATAGTCTGGTATCTTTCTGCATCTTCCGGCTCTACTGCTCTTTTGATATACTTTGGAAGTGGAGTTTCTCCCAATTCTTTTAATTTCGTTCTGAATTCGTCGTAAGAACCGTCGAATAAGAATCTTAATGTTCTTCCTCTTGAAGTGGTGTTATCAATAACTTCTGCTACCAAAGATTCATCTTCAGTGAAGAATAATTTGTTACCAATTCTGATTTTTCTTGCCGGATCTACCAAAACATCCCAAACTCTGGTTTCTTTATCAAGTTCTCTTAATAAGAAAACTTCAATTTTAGCACCTGTTTTTTCTTTATTTCCGTAAAGACGAGCAGGGAAAACCTTAGTATTATTGAAGATAAACAAATCATCCTCATCAAAATAATCCACTACATCCTTGAATAATTTGTGCTCGATAGTTTGTGTTTTTCTATCAAGTACCATTAATCTAGCTTCGTCTCTGTGCTCTGATGGGTGTTCTGCTAATAATTCCGCAGGAAGATCAAAATTAAAATCTGATGTTTTCATTTTTTAAATTACGGTTTAAAAATTATTGTAATTACAAGGTGTAATTTTCGGAGTGCAAATATACGACATTGAATACCCCTTTGTCAAGTATTATTTACAATGAAATATAAAACCGTGATTTTACGGGGATTTTTAAGCTTAAAAAGTTCTATTTTTGGGAAAATTAAAATTCAGTATGGAGCCAGTAAGCAAAATATACTTCCTTAATAATCCGTATCCTAACGGACATAAGATCGTCACATTCAACTGGAGTGGACGAATTGATGAGTATGGTTTTATCTGGTTTGATTTTCATTTAAAAACTGAAGACTATTATGCCAATGATGATCATGACAGCGAAGAAGAAGACGAAGATTTATCGGACTGGGACTCTAAAGGCGTATGGGGAAACTACCATGCCTGTACTCTATCGTCAACGTATTGGGGGGAACAAAGAGGAATCAGAATAAACAATCCGGATGAAAAACTGGACTTTGATGCTGTTGTTAAAAAAGATCTTTTCAGTAACGATCTTCCGTCTGAACAACATTTTGACGATGAGGATCTGGCCTT is a genomic window containing:
- the rlmN gene encoding 23S rRNA (adenine(2503)-C(2))-methyltransferase RlmN, whose translation is MKDIRILSLDQLKDYFESLGEKPFRAKQVYDWLWSKNLHSIDEMTNLSKSLREKISEEYTINPVSVDLLQKSTDGTIKNGVKLHDGLMVESVLIPTETRTTACVSSQVGCSLNCEFCATAKLKRMRNLEVAEIVDQVALIDSQSRMYFERPLSNIVFMGMGEPMMNYKNVVEAIRKITQPEGLGMSPRRITVSTSGIPKMIKMLADDELRVKLALSLHSAIESKRNEIMPFSDKFPLTDIMESLQYWYQKTGSVITFEYCVWKGINDGDEDIKALIKYCKQVPSKVNLIQYNPIGDGKYDQCNKQAEENYIRQLENAGVTVMVRRSRGGDIDAACGQLANKATD
- a CDS encoding four helix bundle protein, which translates into the protein MRQNDLLIRTFTFGVNCLKFLRTLPNDSESKLIRFQLGKSATSIGANYEESQAGSSKADFKNKVKIALREARESNFWLRVLEELDGYDSEEFKALLNESNELKNILAAIANNTKL
- the queA gene encoding tRNA preQ1(34) S-adenosylmethionine ribosyltransferase-isomerase QueA; this encodes MKTSDFNFDLPAELLAEHPSEHRDEARLMVLDRKTQTIEHKLFKDVVDYFDEDDLFIFNNTKVFPARLYGNKEKTGAKIEVFLLRELDKETRVWDVLVDPARKIRIGNKLFFTEDESLVAEVIDNTTSRGRTLRFLFDGSYDEFRTKLKELGETPLPKYIKRAVEPEDAERYQTIYAKIEGAVAAPTAGLHFSKHLMKRLEIKGINFAEVTLHVGLGTFNPIEVEDLSKHKMESEEIIIDEKNADLINRAVESHRRVCAVGTTTMRALETSVSSNKKISAFNGWTNKFIYPPHDFGVATSMITNFHTPKSTLLMMIAAFAGKDFVMQAYEEAVREKYKFYSYGDAMLIL